GAACTCGATGGCCTGCCTCGACAAGCGCTTTCACTCCGGAGGGCACAATCCCAACTCTTGCTTCGTGATCTTTTACTTCCTTCGGTACGCCAATAATCATCGTATGCCTCGAAAATCGTTTTCACCACGGAGACACCGAGTCACGGAGAAGAGGAAAAGCTAAATATGAAGGCCACGAAGGAAATAAGCCAAGCTGCCTTGCATCATCGTGTCCCTTAGTGTCCTTTGTGGTTTGATCTCTGATTTCGTCTGTGACTCGGTGTCTCCGTGGTGCATCAAATCATTCCCCAGTATCGATCTGGGCGCGCTGCAGTCGGTCAGAGTAGTCCACGTAGATCGCCTTCCATTGTGTGTAGAAATCGATTGCGCCAATCCCACCCTCGCGATGTCCGTTGCCGGTAGCTTTCGTGCCTCCGAATGGCAGGTGCACCTCTGCGCCAATCGTTGGCGCGTTGATGTATGTAATGCCAGTCTGCAGGTCACGGATGGCTTTGAATGCTCTGTTCACATCGCGTGTGTACACCGCGGATGAAAGGCCATAGGCAACTCCGTTCGAAATCTCGACCGCTTGCTCGAGACTGTCGGTTGGAATCAGCGAAACAACCGGACCGAAGATCTCTTCCTGCGCAACTTGCATTTTTCCGTGAGCATCTCCGAAGATCGTAGGTTCCCAGAAATATCCATCGCCGAGACCGCCCGAGGTGATGCGATTCCCACCAGCAAGCAGCTTTGCTCCTTCGTTCTTGCCAATCTCAATGTACTTTTGTGTAGTCTCGATTTGCTGCTGATTGATTTGCGGGCCCATGTCGTTTTGCTCGTCGATGCCGGCGCCGACTTTCATTGCTTTTGCGCGGCTTACGAACTTATCGGTGAATTGGTTGTATACACCTTTTTGCACGATTACACGGCTGGCGGCGGTGCAGCGCTGACCGGTGGTACCAAATCCGCCCCAGAGCGCGCCATCGATCGCGAGATCGACATTTGCATCATTCAGAATGATGATCGCATTCTTGCCCCCCATCTCCAGCGAGCACGGCTTGAAATGGCGGGCTGCGGTCTGGCCAATAGTGCGGCCGACGTCGCTCGATCCAGTGAAGGAGATCGCACGTACGTCCGGATGCTCGAGCAGCGGCGCCCCCGCCTCGGGACCATGGCCGTTAACAATGTTCACGACGCCGGGCGGAAGTCCCGCATCCATGAGAGCGCGGACTAGATTCAAAGTAGAGAGCGGCGTGTCCTCTGCAGGTTTGATGACGCACGTGTTTCCCGAAATGATCGCAGGGAAGATCTTCCATGAAGGAATTGCCATTGGGAAATTCCACGGTGTGATCATGCCGACAACTCCGAGAGGAACACGCACTGCCATCGCAAACTTGTTGGGGAGTTCGGAAGGAACCGTATGGCCGTCGAGGCGGCGGCCTTCCCCGGCCATGTAGAAAGCAGTATCAATCGCTTCTTGAACATCGCCGCGAGTCTCTTTGAGAACCTTTCCCATCTCGCGAGTCATGTCGCGCGCGCAGTCTTCCTTTCGCTCCTGGAGAATCTGGGCACAGCGATAGATGATCTCGCCACGGCGAGGAGCGGGAGTGAGTCGCCAACGCTCGAAAGCTTTCGCAGCGGCCGCAACCGCTTCGTTCACATCGTCTTTATTGGATCTTTGAAAAATGCCGACAATATCTTTGACATTAGCAGGGTTTTGATTCTCGAATGTTTGTCCGGAGCGCGATTCAAGCCACTCGCCTCCGATCAGGTTCTTGTAGACTCTTGCGGCCATCTAGCTGGAAGTCCTGGGAAGAAATGCAAAACTCTTAATCGTATCAGAAGCGGCTATCGGCGCTCGGCTGTTCGGCTTTCTCCCAATTGGCATGATGCGAAACAAATCACGCGGCTGACGACCGACAGCGATTCCAAATCGACCAAGAGGAACGCAACCGAGAGTCTAGTCAGTGCTGGTTACACTGCTCACGAACAGCTCGGAGTCATGCTGTTGGCTGGCCGAAAGCCCATTGCAGGATGCCGACAGCCATCTCCCATTACCTTCGTACATCTCCCTTCCGACTTAAGGTTTTGTGTTGAAACTTTGGTGACTATTAAGGGATTCGCCCCTTTTGAGGGCCTTTTTTCTTGTGGTACTCTCGCTTTGATCCGTCCCGAAAAGTCAAGCAACAAAAGTGTGCCCCAAACCCAAAGACGAGCGGAGTTACATCCGGTACATCACGATCACGTACCGCAGTGTGTTGCTGACGATTCTGCTTCTCGTTGCTCTGGTCAGCGCCGTCAGCTACTTCCTCTTTCCTCAGCAGACCAAGGCTCTCGTCGCTGACGTCGTGGACATGTTGCATCTGGATTCTCCGACTCGCGCGCTTGCTAAGGAAGCCGGCCAGCAGCAGGCTCACTTCACAAACATTGACGGCACTGTCCGCGTAAAGAGAAACAACAGCAGTTTTTGGGCAAACGCGAGCTACGACATGCCTCTGAATAAGGGTGACGTGGTTCAGACCGGGCCGGAAGGAATTGCGAAGGTTGTCTTCGCCGACGGCACCAACTACACCATCCAGCAGGAATCACTGATCGTCATCGAGGAAAACTCGACCAATGAAGCTCAGCAGACGCAAGTTGCCGTGCAGGTGACTACCGGAACGGTTGATCTCGCTACTGCTACTTATTCACAGGGATCCACTTCTCGAGTGATTGTTGCCGGCGCCACTGCGAGCATCTCACCCGAAAGCTCGGCGCAAGTGCACAATGACAATCTTAAGAATGATCACACGATCTTGCTGAAACAAGGTTCGGGTAATGTTCTGCGCAACGGCGAAGTTGTAAAGCTCGGCAGCTACGAACGGGTTTCGTTCAAGGCGGAAGATCCTAAGATGACACGGGTGAAGGAAGTAGGTCCTCCTACTTTGATTACTCCAGCGAACATGTTGCCGGTATTCGCGGCGAAGGACTCGAGCCAGGTTGATTTCACGTGGACGCCAATGCAAAACACGCGCGCATATCACCTTCGGTTATCCAGAAACCCGTACTTTACACAGCTGGTCCAGGATAAGACAGTGAATGTGCCACAGTTCAAGCTGAGCGGACTAGCGGAGGGCGCGTACTACTGGACTGTGCAATCCATGGATGCTCAAGGCAAGGAATCGGTCGAGAGCGAGCACAACAAGTTCACGATTATTGCTCAGTCAGGAAATACAGGGCTTGCTCTGGAATTAGATCCGCTGGTGCAGCACGGACACGTCATTGAGGTGCGCGGCAAGACCGATCCGAGCGCGCGGGTAATGGTGAATGGCGAAGAAGTTCCAGTCGTCGGCGGAGATGGAACGTTTCGGTATTACACACCTCCGCTCCCGGTGGGCGAGAGCGTGATCACGGTAACGGCACAAAATACGAAGGGTGGCGTAAGCACGCAAACGAAGAAGATCGTAGTGCAGTAAGGGCCAGGGCTCTCCGGTACAAACCTAACGTAAGCTGATTTTCAGTAGTCCGCTTAACCGATTC
The sequence above is a segment of the Acidobacteriota bacterium genome. Coding sequences within it:
- a CDS encoding aldehyde dehydrogenase produces the protein MAARVYKNLIGGEWLESRSGQTFENQNPANVKDIVGIFQRSNKDDVNEAVAAAAKAFERWRLTPAPRRGEIIYRCAQILQERKEDCARDMTREMGKVLKETRGDVQEAIDTAFYMAGEGRRLDGHTVPSELPNKFAMAVRVPLGVVGMITPWNFPMAIPSWKIFPAIISGNTCVIKPAEDTPLSTLNLVRALMDAGLPPGVVNIVNGHGPEAGAPLLEHPDVRAISFTGSSDVGRTIGQTAARHFKPCSLEMGGKNAIIILNDANVDLAIDGALWGGFGTTGQRCTAASRVIVQKGVYNQFTDKFVSRAKAMKVGAGIDEQNDMGPQINQQQIETTQKYIEIGKNEGAKLLAGGNRITSGGLGDGYFWEPTIFGDAHGKMQVAQEEIFGPVVSLIPTDSLEQAVEISNGVAYGLSSAVYTRDVNRAFKAIRDLQTGITYINAPTIGAEVHLPFGGTKATGNGHREGGIGAIDFYTQWKAIYVDYSDRLQRAQIDTGE